CTCTTCACCCGGTTGTCGCCCATCATCATGACCACGATGCAGCTGTGCTCATCCACGGGCAACAGCTCAAACCGCCGGGCGGTCATCTGCTTCTTGCCGGTGGCGGCCACATAGGCGGGGTAGTTCATCAGAGAACTCACCGCCCGGCCCGCCTGGGAGATCACCCGGTCCAGCTCCTCCATCCGCATCTGGAGGGACTGGTTGATCCGCTCCGTCTCTGCGATGGAGAGCCGCTGGCGCTCCATCAGTTCGTTGACATACAGCCGGTAACCCTTGGGAGAGGGCACCCGCCCGGCGGAGGTGTGGGGCTGTTCCAGATAGCCCAGCTCCGTCAGATCCGACAGCTCGTTGCGAATGGTGGCGGAGCTGACGCCGCCCATCTCCGCGGCAATGGCCTTGGAACCCACCGGCTCTGCAGTACGGACATAGTCCTCCACCACCACTTTCAGTATTTGCTTTTTCCGGTCCGTGAGTTCCACAAAAAGCACCTCTGGTCCAAGCTGTCTCACGCTGGTTTTAGCACTCCTTTCTCCGGAGTGCTAAAACGAGTTTACCACCACGCGCCTTCATTGTCAACGGATGGATATAAACAAATTGTAAACAAATGCCATCGGATTTTTGAACATTTTCCGCGGCTCCGCAAATCAAAAACCGGCCGCCTGCCGCGGCCGGTTTTTCGTCTCACATGGTCCCCCTGTCCGCTCAGTCCGGCCTGGCCCCCGCCCCCTGCCGGGGCAGCATCCCCGTCCGCTGAAGGGCCGGCTGCAGCGCCCGCAGCAGAAGCACCAGCAGCACCGTCTGCACCGGCAGCATGATGAGGTTTTTCACCGCGCTGAGAGACGCGCTGGCATACCAGGCCTCCAGGCTGAAGCGGCCGTTGCTGTTGAGAATGGCGATCCACAGCGCCCCCAGCACCACGTTCTGCACATTGGTGACCAGCTTGGCGCAGAAGATCCGCCAGACCCGCAGGGGCGCCCGGTACAGGAACAGAGCGTAGGTCAGCACACCCAGCATAGTGGTCAGAGTATAGCCGGGGAAAAAGGGATAGCCGCCTCCTCCAGTGAGGAAGAAGCTGAGGATGTCCTCCGCAAAGGCGAACAGCAGGCCCAGCACCGGGCCGCAGACCCAGGCACAGACGGACCGGGCCAGGAAGCCCCAGGTGACCTTGGCCCCGCCGAACAGCGGCACCGAGGGCACTTGGGCCAGCACAATGCACAGGGCGATCATCAGGGCGGAGAACAGCAGCTTCCGAAGGTCCCGGACCTCCCGGGACGCGTCCCGCCAGTAGTCGGCGGAAAAGGGATGTGCGTACATAAAAAACCTCCTTCTGTTTTGGCAGTCCGAAATTCGGAGATGCCGCACAGAGGAAGGCCGAAAGGGTCCCTGTATGCGGCAGCGGGATGCGGGACACACACTGCGGACTCGCGGTCCTTTCGTCCGAAGAGCAACTCCCCGTCTCTCCAGCACTGGATGTACACGTATGTCCCTACTCTGCCTGTTAGATATTGTCCATTATAGGACTTTCGCGGAAAAAAGCAAGGGTTTCCGCCGTTTTTCCAGCACACCTTGCGGCAATCCGGTCCATGTGTTAAGATGACCGCAACCCGAATAGGAGAGGAGGCGATCCGCAGATGGTTCTTTTGATTACCGGCGCCTCGCACACAGGCAAAACCCTGCTGGCCCAGAGACTTCTTCAGACATACCGCTGTCCCTGTCTCTCCATGGATCTTCTGAAAATGGGACTTATCCGAAGCGGCAACACCCGCCTCACGCCGGAGGATGACCAGGAGCTGGAGTCCTATCTGTGGCCGATTGTGCGGGAGATCATCAAAACCGCCATTGAAAACCGCCAGGATCTGATCGTGGAGGGCTGTTATGTCCCCCCACGCTGGAGTCAGGACTTTACGCCGTCCTATCTCCGGGAAATCCGCTTTTGCTGCCTTGTGATGACCAAGGCATATATCGAGACCCATTTTGCAGACATACAAAAATATGCCTGTGCGGCAGAGCGGCGCATTGACGATTCCACCTGTACGAAAGAGACTCTCCTCCTGGATAACGCGCACTATCAGCAGATGTGCGAGACCTGGGGGTATCCCTGTATTCTGATCGATCAGGCGTACGAGGTGGATATCCCCCTGTGAAAAAACGATCCCGGCCCTTTCGGCCGGGATCGTTTTTTCACTTACTCTACGTTACTGGGCAGCGCCAGCGGTCTCCGCAGCCTTCGCGGCAGCGGCCTTCTCCGCCTGGGCCTTCTTGATGGCCTTGTACTTCTCCTTCTCCTCCGCGGTGGCGATGGGAAGGATGGCGTCCCGCGGGCAGA
This DNA window, taken from Dysosmobacter welbionis, encodes the following:
- a CDS encoding folate family ECF transporter S component, with amino-acid sequence MYAHPFSADYWRDASREVRDLRKLLFSALMIALCIVLAQVPSVPLFGGAKVTWGFLARSVCAWVCGPVLGLLFAFAEDILSFFLTGGGGYPFFPGYTLTTMLGVLTYALFLYRAPLRVWRIFCAKLVTNVQNVVLGALWIAILNSNGRFSLEAWYASASLSAVKNLIMLPVQTVLLVLLLRALQPALQRTGMLPRQGAGARPD
- a CDS encoding ATP-binding protein; the protein is MVLLITGASHTGKTLLAQRLLQTYRCPCLSMDLLKMGLIRSGNTRLTPEDDQELESYLWPIVREIIKTAIENRQDLIVEGCYVPPRWSQDFTPSYLREIRFCCLVMTKAYIETHFADIQKYACAAERRIDDSTCTKETLLLDNAHYQQMCETWGYPCILIDQAYEVDIPL